Proteins from a genomic interval of Phycisphaerae bacterium:
- a CDS encoding CBS domain-containing protein, translated as MLDYRQRGSRVPLKQNLWEDTVARLDVKPAVTVGPRATVREAVTAMQQGRTGCLCVVDDDKLVGIFTERDLLKRVIGTGVDFGAMISTVMSPSPATTTTDETIGTVIQGMRDRGYRHLPVVDKRGRVLGRISVREIVHYMVEYFPTVVYNLPPRPERLDAEAEGA; from the coding sequence ATGTTAGACTACCGCCAGCGAGGCTCACGCGTGCCGCTCAAGCAAAATCTCTGGGAAGACACGGTGGCCCGCCTGGACGTCAAGCCGGCTGTGACGGTGGGCCCGCGCGCGACCGTTCGCGAGGCCGTGACGGCGATGCAGCAGGGACGGACCGGCTGCTTGTGCGTCGTCGACGATGACAAGCTGGTGGGGATCTTTACGGAGCGGGACCTGCTCAAGCGGGTTATCGGTACGGGGGTGGATTTCGGAGCTATGATCTCTACGGTCATGTCACCCAGCCCGGCCACTACCACGACGGACGAGACGATTGGTACGGTGATCCAGGGAATGCGGGATCGCGGCTATCGGCACCTGCCGGTGGTGGACAAGCGGGGGCGTGTACTGGGGCGAATATCGGTCCGGGAAATAGTTCACTACATGGTGGAGTACTTTCCGACCGTTGTATACAACCTGCCGCCGCGACCGGAGCGGCTGGATGCGGAGGCAGAGGGGGCTTGA
- a CDS encoding 2-oxoacid:ferredoxin oxidoreductase subunit beta, producing the protein MSTSTLPQLTAKDFASDQDVRWCPGCGDYSILAQVKKILPDLGIPREKLVCISGIGCSSRFPYYLSTYGFHSIHGRAPAVATGVKVANPELSVWVATGDGDGLSIGGNHLVHLIRRNPDIKVLLFNNRIYGLTKGQYSPTSELGKKTKSTPFGSVDNPLHPLSVAIGAEATFVARTMDVNVKHLSETLLRAAGHKGTSFVEIYQNCNVFNDGAFEYASGKETKEDTTLYLEHGKPLIFGKNRDKGIRLKNMEPEVVQLGGDIKEDDLLFHDEKMAEPSLAFMLSRMRYPEFPEPMGVLRCVDAPLFEEGVHAQIKTAVEKQGKGSLEKLLNSGDTWVVE; encoded by the coding sequence ATGTCTACATCAACGTTACCGCAACTGACAGCGAAAGATTTTGCCAGCGACCAGGATGTCCGCTGGTGCCCGGGGTGCGGGGATTATTCGATCCTCGCGCAGGTCAAGAAGATCCTGCCGGATCTGGGCATTCCGCGCGAGAAACTCGTGTGCATATCGGGGATCGGCTGTTCGAGCCGGTTTCCGTATTACCTGAGCACCTACGGCTTTCACAGCATTCACGGCCGCGCGCCAGCCGTCGCGACGGGCGTAAAGGTCGCCAATCCCGAACTGTCCGTGTGGGTGGCGACAGGCGACGGCGACGGTCTGTCCATCGGCGGCAATCACCTCGTTCACCTGATCCGGCGCAATCCGGATATCAAGGTGCTGCTCTTTAACAACCGGATTTACGGATTGACCAAGGGGCAGTATTCACCGACCTCCGAACTGGGAAAGAAGACGAAGTCCACGCCCTTCGGGTCAGTCGATAACCCGTTGCACCCCCTCTCCGTCGCCATCGGCGCGGAGGCGACTTTTGTCGCCCGGACGATGGATGTCAACGTAAAGCACCTGTCCGAAACGCTTCTGCGGGCCGCCGGGCACAAGGGCACGTCCTTTGTCGAGATTTATCAAAACTGCAACGTCTTCAACGATGGGGCGTTCGAATATGCCAGCGGCAAGGAGACCAAGGAGGACACGACGCTCTACCTGGAGCATGGCAAGCCCCTGATCTTCGGCAAGAACCGCGACAAGGGCATCCGCCTGAAGAACATGGAGCCGGAGGTCGTGCAGCTCGGCGGGGACATCAAGGAAGACGACCTCCTGTTCCACGACGAAAAGATGGCCGAGCCGAGTCTGGCCTTCATGCTCAGCCGCATGCGCTACCCCGAGTTTCCCGAGCCGATGGGCGTGCTCCGCTGCGTGGATGCCCCGCTCTTTGAGGAAGGCGTGCATGCTCAGATCAAGACGGCCGTCGAAAAGCAGGGCAAGGGCTCGCTGGAAAAACTGCTGAATTCCGGGGATACCTGGGTCGTGGAATAA
- a CDS encoding MraY family glycosyltransferase, with protein MTRLLASVAPIDFYSSYVWPFAAALAVTLLTCPFVRRIAIRLDLYDRPDSGLKPHERPIPYLGGVAMYLGWLAALVCAVFLTRTDRLEIAWIVVGGTLLMLTGLADDIRHLSPKFRLLVQAIVAGLLMYGGIGRECGRALIASFADDLPGWAVSEPVVLGLSAAVCIFALAGAMNAANFIDGMDGLCAGILGIAAVGFFYVSLAVPPAGDVLAPVRAALCAAIFGACLGFLFFNSHPASIFMGDSGSLLLGYSTAVVMILLMEHPTCRTQPSWRWFDGALIAFAVPVLDTGLAIGRRWINHRPLFTGDRSHLYDQLRDRGLTIRQTVLTCYAIGAGFAALGPLAVRLTRGQLFVLLMAIPLVAAMLFRAFGMLRVDDTAARSRAGGA; from the coding sequence ATGACGCGTCTTTTGGCCTCCGTTGCACCCATTGATTTCTATTCGTCATACGTCTGGCCGTTCGCCGCCGCGCTGGCCGTTACCCTGCTGACGTGTCCCTTCGTCCGTCGAATCGCCATCCGACTCGATCTTTATGATCGACCGGACTCGGGGCTCAAGCCTCATGAGCGGCCGATTCCCTACTTGGGCGGAGTAGCGATGTATCTGGGCTGGCTCGCGGCGCTGGTTTGCGCGGTCTTTTTGACGCGGACCGATCGACTGGAGATCGCATGGATCGTCGTTGGCGGCACGCTCCTGATGCTTACCGGTCTGGCGGACGATATCCGCCATCTTTCGCCGAAATTCCGATTGCTGGTGCAGGCGATCGTGGCCGGTCTATTGATGTATGGCGGGATCGGGCGGGAGTGCGGGCGGGCGCTCATCGCTTCCTTCGCGGATGATCTTCCAGGCTGGGCCGTCAGCGAACCAGTCGTGCTCGGCTTGAGCGCGGCAGTCTGCATTTTCGCATTGGCGGGGGCGATGAACGCGGCAAACTTCATCGACGGGATGGATGGGCTGTGCGCGGGCATCCTCGGCATCGCGGCGGTCGGGTTTTTCTATGTCAGTCTCGCCGTGCCGCCCGCCGGGGATGTTCTCGCGCCGGTGCGGGCGGCGCTTTGTGCGGCGATTTTTGGAGCCTGCCTCGGTTTCCTGTTCTTTAATTCGCATCCGGCAAGCATCTTCATGGGCGACAGCGGATCGCTTCTCCTGGGATACAGCACGGCCGTAGTCATGATCCTGCTCATGGAGCATCCGACGTGCCGCACGCAACCGTCGTGGCGCTGGTTCGACGGAGCGCTGATCGCTTTCGCCGTTCCGGTGCTTGATACGGGGCTGGCGATCGGCCGTCGGTGGATCAACCACCGGCCGCTGTTCACCGGCGACCGCAGCCATTTGTACGATCAGCTTCGCGATCGCGGGCTCACGATCCGACAGACCGTGCTGACGTGCTACGCCATCGGGGCGGGATTCGCGGCGTTGGGGCCGCTCGCCGTGCGGCTGACGCGCGGGCAGTTGTTTGTGCTGTTGATGGCCATTCCGCTCGTGGCGGCGATGTTATTCCGCGCTTTTGGGATGCTTCGCGTGGATGACACGGCGGCGCGGTCACGAGCGGGGGGTGCATAG
- a CDS encoding CBS domain-containing protein translates to MICPACKHRNIDGADDCEKCGQSLIAVELPAAKADVGWESTVVCEDLSQVMAVPPIAVSPTTTLQEVVDRLVAGGVGCVLVVSNDKLVGIFSERDLLLKIGDKFNELKSSPVRDYMTPDPETLPPEATIAWALNRMDVGGFRHIPIVKEGHPLAMVSVRDLLQHLGKRYLAASA, encoded by the coding sequence GTGATCTGTCCCGCCTGCAAACACCGGAATATCGACGGCGCGGATGACTGCGAGAAATGCGGTCAGTCGCTCATTGCGGTCGAACTCCCCGCCGCGAAGGCCGATGTCGGCTGGGAAAGCACCGTCGTCTGCGAGGACCTGTCGCAGGTGATGGCGGTTCCCCCGATCGCCGTCAGCCCGACGACGACACTGCAGGAGGTGGTCGATCGCCTGGTGGCGGGCGGGGTGGGCTGCGTACTGGTCGTATCCAATGACAAGCTCGTGGGGATCTTCAGCGAGCGGGACCTGCTGCTGAAAATCGGCGATAAATTCAATGAACTCAAGTCGTCGCCCGTCCGCGATTACATGACGCCCGATCCCGAGACGCTTCCGCCGGAGGCGACGATTGCCTGGGCGCTGAACCGCATGGACGTCGGGGGGTTCCGGCATATACCCATCGTCAAGGAAGGCCATCCGCTGGCGATGGTGTCGGTCCGCGATCTCCTGCAACATCTGGGCAAGCGCTATCTAGCCGCGAGCGCGTAG
- a CDS encoding 2-oxoacid:acceptor oxidoreductase subunit alpha, whose translation MSTVETMTKPAAKKPVQSVDEVTVRFAGDSGDGMQLAGMQFTRSTVIFGNDVSTFPDYPAEIRAPAGSLAGVSGFQVNFSSHDVHTPGDMVDALVAFNPAALKTNVGDVREGGMVIVNEDDFGQTDLKKAGYEQNPLDDGSLSKYKVHRIPIGKLNATALKDSGLGSKDVDRCKNFFALGVIYWLYGRPMEPTIKWIEDKFGKNPVVAEANKSVLKAGYFYGETCEIFASSFTVPKAKLPAGKYRRISGNEAVAIGCIAAANLAGKDLFYGSYPITPASDILHTLARYKNYRVKTFQAEDEIAAVTSAIGASFTGDIGVTGTSGPGLALKAEAIGLAVMTELPLIIIDVQRGGPSTGLPTKTEQADLLQAICGRNGECPVCVIAASSPADCFDVAVEAVRIALQFMTPVILLSDGYVANGEEPWAIPDVAKLPRIEVKHPTGTNGHPFHPYERNEYFARPWALPGTPGLEHRIGGLEKQDITGNVCYDPENHERMVRLRAKKVAAIALDVPPQTVMGPEKGDLLVLGWGGTAGAIKSAVERVQKQGYSVAAAHLRYLNPFPRNLGEIMANYKRVLIPELNMGQLRMLIRANYLVDAIGLNKIKGKPFLIAEIEAKIQEVLDGKK comes from the coding sequence ATGAGCACAGTAGAGACAATGACGAAGCCGGCGGCAAAGAAGCCGGTGCAGAGTGTGGATGAAGTGACGGTTCGTTTCGCGGGCGATTCCGGAGATGGGATGCAGCTCGCGGGGATGCAGTTCACGCGGAGCACGGTGATCTTTGGGAACGACGTGAGCACGTTTCCGGATTATCCGGCGGAGATTCGCGCACCGGCCGGTTCGCTGGCGGGCGTCAGCGGGTTTCAGGTCAATTTCAGCAGCCACGACGTGCATACGCCGGGCGACATGGTGGATGCGCTGGTGGCGTTCAACCCAGCCGCGTTGAAGACCAACGTCGGCGATGTCCGCGAGGGCGGGATGGTCATCGTCAATGAAGACGACTTTGGCCAGACGGACCTGAAGAAGGCGGGCTACGAACAGAATCCGCTCGATGACGGAAGCCTCTCCAAATACAAGGTGCACCGCATCCCGATCGGGAAGCTCAATGCGACGGCGCTGAAGGATTCGGGCCTGGGGTCGAAGGATGTCGACCGTTGCAAGAACTTCTTTGCGCTGGGCGTGATCTACTGGCTCTACGGGCGGCCGATGGAGCCGACGATCAAGTGGATCGAGGATAAATTCGGCAAGAACCCAGTCGTCGCCGAGGCAAATAAATCGGTTCTCAAAGCCGGATACTTTTACGGTGAGACGTGCGAGATTTTCGCAAGCAGCTTCACCGTCCCGAAGGCGAAGCTCCCCGCGGGAAAATACCGGCGGATCTCCGGCAACGAGGCCGTGGCGATCGGCTGCATCGCGGCGGCGAACCTGGCGGGCAAGGATTTGTTCTACGGCAGCTATCCGATCACGCCGGCCAGCGACATTCTGCATACGTTGGCGCGATATAAAAACTATCGCGTCAAAACGTTTCAGGCGGAAGATGAAATCGCCGCGGTGACCAGCGCGATCGGCGCTTCCTTCACCGGGGACATCGGCGTGACGGGCACGAGCGGGCCGGGACTCGCGCTGAAGGCCGAGGCGATCGGCCTGGCGGTCATGACCGAACTGCCGCTCATCATCATCGACGTGCAACGCGGCGGACCGAGCACGGGACTGCCGACGAAGACGGAGCAGGCTGACCTTTTGCAGGCGATCTGCGGGCGAAACGGAGAATGTCCCGTTTGCGTGATCGCGGCCTCGTCGCCGGCGGACTGTTTCGACGTGGCCGTAGAGGCCGTTCGCATTGCGCTGCAATTCATGACGCCGGTCATCCTCCTTTCCGATGGCTACGTCGCGAACGGCGAGGAGCCGTGGGCGATCCCCGACGTTGCCAAGCTGCCCAGGATCGAGGTCAAGCACCCGACCGGGACGAACGGGCATCCGTTCCATCCGTACGAGCGGAACGAATATTTCGCGCGACCGTGGGCGCTGCCGGGCACGCCGGGCCTGGAGCATCGCATCGGCGGCCTCGAGAAACAGGACATCACCGGCAACGTTTGCTACGACCCCGAGAACCATGAGCGGATGGTGCGGTTGCGGGCCAAGAAAGTGGCGGCGATTGCGCTGGATGTGCCGCCGCAGACGGTCATGGGGCCGGAGAAGGGCGATCTGCTCGTTTTGGGTTGGGGCGGAACGGCGGGGGCGATCAAGAGCGCCGTGGAGCGCGTGCAAAAGCAGGGATACAGCGTCGCGGCGGCGCACCTGAGGTATCTCAACCCGTTCCCGCGCAACCTCGGCGAGATCATGGCGAACTACAAGAGAGTGCTCATCCCCGAGTTGAACATGGGGCAACTTCGGATGCTCATCCGCGCGAATTATCTCGTGGATGCGATCGGTTTGAACAAGATCAAAGGAAAACCCTTCCTGATCGCGGAGATTGAGGCGAAGATTCAGGAAGTTCTAGACGGGAAGAAATAG
- a CDS encoding DegT/DnrJ/EryC1/StrS family aminotransferase has translation MTRLASSPPGTQTPIPLLDLRAQYDTIREEIRTAIDGVCESQRFIGGPEVVACEEAVAAYCGCNYGIGMSSGTDALLCGMMALGIGPGDEVIVPTFTFFATAGCVSRLGAKPVFIDVDPGTFNATAALIEPAITNKTRLIIPVHLFGQCAAMGEIMELANRRSIPVMEDAAQSIGATHHGKKACSMGRLGTLSFFPSKNLGAFGDGGMICTNDEKLAERLRIFRDHGAQPKYYHKWIGGNFRLDAMQAAVVRVKLRHLDGWSRKRAENARRYNDRFAHTLIKTPVIAEGNVSIYNQYCIRVPRRDELRQHLQERGIGTEVYYPVPLHLQECFAALGGKPGQLPHSEQAAREVLALPIYPELTTAQQERVAATILEFYGAGA, from the coding sequence ATGACTCGACTGGCGTCTTCACCGCCCGGCACACAAACGCCGATTCCGTTACTCGACCTGCGCGCGCAGTACGACACGATCCGCGAGGAGATTCGTACGGCGATCGATGGCGTCTGCGAATCGCAGCGGTTTATCGGCGGGCCGGAAGTGGTCGCGTGCGAGGAGGCGGTCGCCGCCTATTGCGGATGCAACTATGGCATCGGCATGAGCAGCGGGACGGATGCGCTCTTGTGCGGAATGATGGCCTTGGGGATCGGGCCGGGCGATGAGGTGATCGTGCCGACGTTCACCTTTTTCGCGACAGCGGGCTGCGTCAGCCGCCTTGGGGCCAAGCCGGTCTTTATCGATGTCGATCCGGGGACATTCAACGCGACGGCGGCGCTGATCGAGCCGGCGATCACGAATAAAACCAGGCTCATCATTCCGGTGCATCTCTTCGGACAGTGCGCGGCGATGGGCGAGATCATGGAATTAGCCAATCGCCGGTCGATTCCGGTCATGGAGGACGCGGCGCAGTCGATTGGGGCGACGCATCACGGGAAAAAGGCGTGCAGCATGGGCCGGCTGGGAACGTTGTCTTTCTTTCCCAGCAAGAACCTCGGGGCCTTCGGCGACGGAGGCATGATCTGCACGAACGATGAGAAGCTCGCGGAGCGGCTGCGGATCTTCCGAGACCACGGGGCGCAGCCGAAGTACTACCACAAGTGGATCGGCGGGAATTTCCGGCTGGACGCGATGCAGGCGGCGGTGGTCCGCGTCAAGCTGCGGCACCTGGACGGCTGGTCGCGCAAGCGAGCCGAAAACGCCCGCCGTTACAACGACCGGTTCGCCCATACCCTTATCAAGACGCCGGTCATCGCAGAAGGCAACGTTTCCATCTACAACCAATACTGTATCCGTGTCCCCCGACGCGATGAGCTGCGGCAGCATCTGCAGGAGCGCGGCATCGGAACGGAGGTCTACTATCCCGTCCCGCTGCACTTGCAGGAATGTTTCGCCGCTCTCGGTGGAAAGCCGGGCCAACTGCCTCACTCGGAACAGGCGGCGCGCGAGGTGCTGGCCCTGCCGATTTATCCCGAGTTAACGACCGCGCAGCAGGAGCGGGTCGCTGCCACCATCCTGGAGTTTTACGGAGCCGGAGCCTGA